In the Leptolyngbya sp. SIO1E4 genome, one interval contains:
- a CDS encoding phycobilisome rod-core linker polypeptide, whose amino-acid sequence MSLPLLSYSPSSQNQRVAGFEVSGDEKPRIFRTDDLLDATDMDTLIEAAYRQIFFHAFKWDREPFLESQLRNGQISVRDFIRGLLLSKTFYNSFYEKNSNYRFVEHCVERVLGRQVYNEREKIAWSIVVATKGIQGFVDELLDSEEYLGNFGYSTVPYQRRRVLPNREAGEMTTNLRLPRYDEYHRSILGFPQIVWQTQVRRFVPQDKQPTAGSPQLFLNMARSIRPMSAAPARVTTADINISTKVPYRKVAS is encoded by the coding sequence GTGTCGCTTCCGTTGTTGAGCTATTCCCCATCCAGCCAAAATCAGCGTGTTGCTGGATTCGAGGTTTCTGGAGATGAGAAGCCTCGGATTTTCAGAACTGATGACTTACTTGATGCCACTGACATGGACACTCTGATTGAGGCCGCCTACCGTCAAATCTTCTTCCATGCATTCAAGTGGGATCGTGAGCCTTTTCTAGAGTCTCAGCTACGCAATGGCCAGATTTCTGTGCGGGACTTCATCCGAGGGCTGTTGTTGTCTAAAACCTTCTACAACAGCTTCTATGAGAAAAACAGCAACTACCGCTTTGTAGAGCATTGTGTTGAGCGCGTTCTAGGCCGCCAGGTTTACAATGAGCGCGAGAAAATCGCGTGGTCTATTGTGGTTGCCACTAAAGGCATTCAGGGCTTTGTGGATGAATTGCTGGATAGTGAAGAGTACCTTGGCAACTTTGGCTATAGTACGGTTCCTTATCAGCGCCGTCGCGTGCTACCCAACCGCGAAGCAGGCGAAATGACCACCAATCTGCGATTGCCTCGTTACGACGAATATCATCGTTCTATCCTGGGCTTCCCGCAGATCGTCTGGCAAACTCAGGTTCGCCGCTTTGTTCCCCAAGACAAGCAGCCAACCGCTGGTAGCCCTCAGCTGTTCTTAAACATGGCCCGTAGCATTCGCCCCATGTCAGCAGCGCCAGCACGGGTAACAACCGCCGACATCAACATCTCTACGAAAGTTCCTTATCGCAAGGTTGCTTCCTAG